The following proteins are co-located in the Pseudomonadota bacterium genome:
- a CDS encoding aspartate 1-decarboxylase, whose amino-acid sequence MRRTMFKSKIHRATVTHADLDYEGSVTIDAELMRAADILPYEQVSVWNVTRGSRIETYALEGTSGSGVVCVNGAAAHQNRPGDLVIIATFAGYDADELARHAPKVVLVDPKNRIVCPEYAETPGPKRAIARS is encoded by the coding sequence ATGCGCCGCACCATGTTCAAGTCCAAAATCCACCGGGCGACCGTGACCCACGCGGATCTCGACTACGAGGGCAGCGTGACCATCGACGCGGAGCTGATGCGCGCGGCGGACATCCTGCCGTACGAGCAGGTCAGCGTGTGGAACGTCACGCGCGGCTCGCGCATCGAGACGTACGCGCTGGAGGGAACGTCCGGATCCGGCGTCGTGTGCGTCAACGGCGCCGCGGCGCACCAGAACCGGCCCGGCGATCTCGTCATCATCGCGACCTTCGCCGGGTACGACGCGGACGAGCTCGCCCGCCACGCCCCCAAGGTCGTGCTCGTCGACCCGAAGAACCGGATCGTCTGCCCGGAGTACGCCGAGACCCCGGGGCCGAAGCGCGCGATCGCCCGCAGCTGA
- a CDS encoding DUF72 domain-containing protein produces MIAIGTSGFDYDEWRGAFYPADLPKAKFLEFYADHFRALELNFSYYRMPNAKQLDSMLRRTGGAVTFAIKAHRSMTHERTAGEGDLAAFVEALAPLREAGALGAVLAQFPQSFHQTEENRGYLKRLVDKVGPPFVVELRRAEWASPQILDWLERIGAGFCCVDEPELPGLMPPFAAATASPGYVRFHGRNASKWYVHDRAEERYDYRYDDRELAAWAPKILELERKAGDVLVFFNNHFQGKAVDGAKALERLLNRTASGPPRRARP; encoded by the coding sequence GTGATCGCGATCGGCACGAGCGGGTTCGACTACGACGAATGGCGCGGCGCGTTCTACCCCGCGGATCTGCCCAAGGCCAAGTTCCTCGAGTTCTACGCGGACCACTTCAGGGCGCTCGAGCTCAACTTCTCGTACTACAGGATGCCGAACGCGAAGCAGCTCGACTCCATGCTGCGGCGCACCGGCGGCGCGGTGACGTTCGCGATCAAGGCGCACCGCTCCATGACCCACGAGCGCACGGCCGGCGAGGGCGATCTCGCCGCGTTCGTGGAGGCGCTCGCGCCGCTCAGGGAGGCGGGCGCGCTCGGCGCCGTCCTCGCGCAGTTCCCGCAGTCGTTCCACCAGACGGAGGAGAACCGCGGGTACCTCAAGCGGCTCGTCGACAAGGTCGGCCCGCCTTTCGTCGTCGAGCTCAGGCGCGCGGAATGGGCGTCGCCGCAGATCCTCGACTGGCTCGAGCGGATCGGTGCGGGCTTCTGCTGCGTGGACGAGCCCGAGCTGCCGGGGCTCATGCCGCCCTTCGCCGCGGCCACGGCGTCGCCCGGGTACGTCCGGTTCCACGGTCGCAACGCATCGAAATGGTACGTCCATGATCGCGCGGAGGAGCGGTACGACTACCGCTATGATGATCGCGAGCTCGCCGCGTGGGCGCCGAAGATCCTGGAGCTCGAGCGCAAGGCGGGCGACGTGCTCGTCTTCTTCAACAACCACTTCCAGGGCAAGGCGGTGGACGGGGCCAAGGCGCTCGAGCGGCTGCTCAACCGAACCGCCTCGGGTCCGCCTCGGCGAGCGCGGCCTTGA
- a CDS encoding phosphotransferase, translated as MQLDALLLRLYGRPKTVARFETLKGDASSRRYHRVVLGPGARPARLIVMELPEDALRSDEATAGAPPAELPFLNVRRHLAAAGIRVPEVYLDAVSDGAVLLEDLGDETFARRIQAVGPNGMEAWYGAAVDLLATLHDAMWPVPAGCEAARREFDVALLRWELDHYREWGAEALLGPLDPGRRARLDAAFDALAAEIAELPRGFVHRDYQSRNLMVTGDAAHPSSLVVIDFQDALEGPRVYDLVALLNDSYVDVPFELQRRIIARYAERRGLDAAALAREFDLVTVQRKLKDGGRFVFIDRVRGNPSFLPFVDVSFGRVRAALGRLDGHAALKAALAEADPRRFG; from the coding sequence ATGCAGCTCGACGCCTTGCTCCTGCGCCTTTATGGGAGACCGAAGACCGTCGCGCGCTTCGAGACGCTGAAGGGCGACGCGTCGAGCCGCCGCTACCACCGCGTCGTGCTCGGGCCCGGCGCCCGGCCGGCGCGGCTGATCGTCATGGAGCTCCCGGAGGACGCGCTCCGGAGCGACGAGGCGACCGCCGGAGCCCCGCCCGCGGAGCTGCCGTTCCTGAACGTGCGCCGGCACCTCGCGGCGGCGGGTATCCGCGTGCCCGAGGTGTACCTCGACGCGGTCTCTGACGGCGCGGTGCTGCTCGAGGATCTCGGCGACGAGACGTTCGCGCGGCGCATCCAGGCGGTCGGCCCGAACGGCATGGAGGCGTGGTACGGGGCGGCGGTCGATCTGCTCGCGACGCTGCACGACGCGATGTGGCCGGTCCCGGCGGGGTGCGAGGCCGCGCGCCGCGAGTTCGACGTCGCGCTCCTGCGGTGGGAGCTCGATCACTACCGCGAGTGGGGCGCCGAGGCGCTCCTCGGGCCGCTCGATCCCGGGAGGCGCGCCCGCCTCGACGCGGCGTTCGACGCGCTCGCGGCCGAGATCGCGGAGCTGCCGCGCGGGTTCGTGCACCGCGACTACCAGTCGCGCAACCTCATGGTCACGGGCGACGCCGCGCACCCCTCGAGCCTCGTCGTCATCGACTTCCAGGACGCGCTCGAAGGCCCGCGAGTGTACGATCTCGTCGCGCTCCTGAACGACTCCTACGTCGACGTGCCGTTCGAGCTGCAGCGCCGGATCATCGCGCGCTACGCCGAGAGGCGCGGCCTCGACGCGGCGGCGCTCGCCCGCGAGTTCGATCTCGTGACCGTGCAGCGCAAGCTCAAGGACGGCGGCCGTTTCGTGTTCATCGACCGCGTGAGGGGAAACCCGTCGTTCCTGCCGTTCGTGGACGTCTCGTTCGGCCGCGTCCGCGCCGCGCTCGGCCGGCTCGACGGCCACGCCGCGCTCAAGGCCGCGCTCGCCGAGGCGGACCCGAGGCGGTTCGGTTGA
- the rsmG gene encoding 16S rRNA (guanine(527)-N(7))-methyltransferase RsmG — protein sequence MDQFADRAVGSAVERALTHLGLAAEDGFRRALALYAAEVSKWNRRVNLTGAKTAEAFVDAPLFDALTLLPVLAEDAPLVDIGSGGGLPGLPAALYRRDLRVVLVEPRAKRASFLRHAVRVLGLSCDVVEARAEQLEAGAYGAAVSQAVWPAAEWLGRAIRLVTPAGAIYALSSTPITDSDLPPGCRIDAVFETKRPLDGAPRFAVRVRWDVK from the coding sequence GTGGACCAGTTTGCGGACAGGGCCGTGGGCTCCGCTGTCGAGCGGGCGCTCACGCACCTCGGGCTCGCCGCCGAAGACGGCTTTCGCCGCGCCCTCGCCCTCTACGCGGCCGAGGTGTCCAAGTGGAATCGGCGTGTCAACCTCACCGGCGCCAAGACCGCAGAGGCTTTCGTCGACGCCCCGCTGTTCGACGCGTTGACGCTCCTGCCGGTGCTCGCCGAGGACGCGCCGCTCGTCGACATCGGCTCGGGCGGCGGCCTGCCCGGCCTGCCCGCCGCGCTCTACCGCCGCGATCTCCGCGTCGTCCTCGTCGAGCCCCGGGCGAAGCGCGCGTCGTTTCTTCGCCACGCCGTGCGGGTCCTCGGCCTCTCCTGCGACGTCGTCGAGGCGCGGGCCGAGCAGCTCGAGGCCGGCGCGTACGGCGCGGCGGTCTCCCAGGCGGTGTGGCCGGCGGCGGAGTGGCTCGGCCGTGCGATCCGGCTCGTGACCCCGGCCGGCGCGATCTACGCCCTCTCGTCGACGCCGATCACGGATTCGGATCTCCCGCCCGGCTGCCGGATCGACGCGGTGTTCGAGACGAAGCGCCCGCTCGACGGCGCCCCGCGCTTCGCGGTCCGGGTGCGGTGGGACGTGAAGTAG
- a CDS encoding OprO/OprP family phosphate-selective porin produces MTNKQIVLFTAAFAALLALPAMAAAQAASDADKADEAAAAEAEAGEAEAEAETEAEEEAAVVVDDEVVAEDAEEEAEQAPEPAASSPVQGTWTKKIEFASEDGNFKLQPTGFVQPKLQMLINPDAEEDKMAGSGFVFQRARLGMRAGFFKFARLYLDSEFKTGSFGLVDYFADIDPWNGIFAVRAGRFRPWFGRQFMAATTMLQMTEVAAAWTDSKLGLGLDRDLGVGVFGMIADTFEYGIGVWNGEGGSALDPNPKVKDIGDTIGTGGDPLAAPGNIDVMVGGRLAVHPLAPAGVGRTLPLGDESDSAISEKPGLALGVSFMYNKRHDRVMKGFDCGAALCADPAQTTFDALYYDNQLKIGVDLGFQMIGLSFVGEFYIHKVWLPDDAATEIQDAIDTTNGIGTKGGLIDGLGIGTYVQVGYFVLPKQLEVAARFDMVDEKTDVRGTRLYPGAGVSYYFFGNNLKLQLMYRLNTSTGYGKVAGVDDPGYIPTSHDLFLMLQASI; encoded by the coding sequence ATGACCAATAAACAGATCGTTCTGTTCACGGCCGCCTTTGCGGCCCTGCTCGCGTTGCCGGCGATGGCCGCGGCGCAGGCCGCGTCCGATGCGGACAAGGCGGACGAGGCGGCGGCGGCCGAAGCGGAGGCCGGCGAGGCAGAGGCTGAGGCGGAGACCGAGGCCGAGGAGGAAGCCGCCGTCGTCGTCGACGACGAGGTGGTGGCCGAAGACGCGGAGGAGGAGGCGGAGCAGGCCCCCGAGCCGGCCGCCTCGAGCCCGGTGCAGGGCACCTGGACCAAGAAGATAGAGTTCGCTTCCGAGGACGGCAACTTCAAGCTGCAGCCGACCGGCTTCGTGCAGCCGAAACTCCAGATGCTCATCAACCCGGACGCGGAAGAGGACAAGATGGCGGGATCGGGCTTCGTGTTCCAGCGCGCGCGGCTGGGCATGAGGGCCGGCTTCTTCAAGTTCGCCCGGCTGTACCTCGACTCGGAGTTCAAGACGGGCTCCTTCGGCCTGGTCGACTACTTCGCCGACATCGATCCGTGGAACGGGATCTTCGCGGTGCGCGCGGGCCGCTTCCGCCCGTGGTTCGGCCGCCAGTTCATGGCCGCCACGACGATGCTCCAGATGACCGAGGTCGCCGCCGCGTGGACCGACTCCAAGCTCGGCCTCGGGCTCGATCGCGATCTCGGCGTCGGCGTGTTCGGCATGATCGCGGACACGTTCGAGTACGGCATCGGCGTGTGGAACGGCGAGGGCGGCAGCGCGCTGGATCCGAACCCCAAGGTCAAGGATATCGGCGACACGATCGGCACCGGCGGAGACCCGCTGGCAGCGCCCGGCAACATCGACGTCATGGTCGGCGGCCGGCTCGCCGTGCACCCGCTCGCGCCGGCCGGTGTCGGCCGCACGCTGCCGCTCGGGGACGAGTCGGACAGCGCGATCTCCGAGAAGCCGGGCCTCGCGCTCGGCGTGAGCTTCATGTACAACAAGCGCCATGACCGCGTGATGAAGGGGTTCGACTGCGGCGCCGCCCTGTGCGCCGACCCCGCGCAGACCACCTTCGACGCGCTCTACTACGACAACCAGCTCAAGATCGGCGTCGACCTCGGGTTCCAGATGATCGGCCTCTCGTTCGTGGGCGAGTTCTACATCCACAAGGTCTGGCTCCCGGACGACGCGGCGACGGAGATCCAGGACGCCATCGACACCACGAACGGCATCGGCACCAAGGGCGGGCTGATCGACGGGCTCGGGATCGGCACGTACGTGCAGGTCGGCTACTTCGTCCTTCCCAAGCAGCTCGAGGTCGCGGCCCGGTTCGACATGGTCGACGAGAAGACGGACGTGCGCGGCACGCGCCTCTACCCCGGCGCGGGCGTCAGCTACTACTTCTTCGGCAACAACCTGAAGCTGCAGCTCATGTACCGGCTGAACACCTCGACCGGGTACGGCAAGGTCGCGGGGGTGGACGATCCCGGCTACATCCCGACGTCCCACGACCTGTTCCTGATGCTCCAGGCCTCGATCTGA
- a CDS encoding ABC transporter ATP-binding protein — protein MGISVKSLRKKFGDFVAVDGVTFEVKDGRLAALLGPSGGGKSTILRMIAGLEAADAGSVELDGNKVDHLHTRKRDVGFVFQHYALFRHMNVAENVGFGLKVRNVPPKERQIRVDRLLELVGLVGFGGRLPHELSGGQRQRVALARALAPEPRLLLLDEPFGAVDAKVREELGRWLRRMHDEINITSIFVTHDQEEAFSLADQVIIINEGRLEQDGAPVEILDHPNSEFVARFVGDVNVFDAIVEGGVAALGVVRVLAKKWADGSRVRVVVRSYDFRFFRDDAGPATVTRLTPLGDRVRVDAQLDGVGPVFAQFPRRSDLLKGVETGCRIAVEVSHARTYPRLDNATS, from the coding sequence ATGGGCATCTCCGTGAAGTCCCTGCGCAAGAAGTTCGGCGATTTCGTCGCCGTGGACGGTGTCACCTTCGAGGTCAAAGACGGCCGGCTCGCGGCGCTGCTCGGGCCGTCGGGCGGCGGCAAGAGCACGATCCTGCGCATGATCGCGGGGCTCGAGGCCGCGGACGCGGGCTCGGTGGAGCTCGACGGGAACAAGGTCGATCACCTGCACACGCGCAAGCGTGACGTGGGGTTCGTGTTCCAGCACTACGCGCTGTTCCGGCACATGAACGTGGCCGAGAACGTCGGCTTCGGCCTCAAGGTGCGCAACGTGCCCCCCAAGGAGCGACAGATCCGCGTCGACAGGCTGCTCGAGCTCGTCGGCCTCGTCGGGTTCGGCGGGCGGCTGCCGCACGAGCTGTCCGGCGGTCAGCGGCAGCGTGTCGCGCTCGCCCGCGCGCTCGCCCCGGAGCCGCGGCTGCTCCTCCTCGACGAGCCGTTCGGTGCGGTGGACGCCAAGGTCCGCGAGGAGCTCGGCCGGTGGCTGCGCCGCATGCACGACGAGATCAACATCACGTCGATCTTCGTGACGCACGATCAAGAGGAGGCGTTCTCGCTCGCGGATCAGGTGATCATCATCAACGAGGGTCGGCTCGAGCAGGACGGGGCGCCGGTCGAGATCCTCGATCACCCGAACTCCGAGTTCGTCGCGCGGTTCGTCGGGGACGTGAACGTGTTCGACGCCATCGTCGAGGGCGGGGTGGCGGCGCTCGGCGTGGTGCGCGTGCTGGCGAAGAAGTGGGCGGACGGCTCGCGGGTGCGGGTCGTCGTCCGCTCGTACGACTTCCGCTTCTTCCGGGACGACGCCGGCCCGGCGACGGTGACGCGGCTGACGCCGCTCGGCGACAGGGTGCGCGTGGACGCCCAGCTCGACGGCGTCGGGCCGGTGTTCGCGCAGTTCCCGCGGCGCTCGGATCTCCTCAAGGGGGTCGAGACGGGCTGTCGCATCGCGGTGGAGGTGAGCCACGCGCGCACCTATCCGCGGCTGGACAATGCAACGAGTTAG
- a CDS encoding ABC transporter permease subunit has protein sequence MARAGADARSRITPRRAALLAVVVAYLGLLAIAPLGAVVKQFFASGPGRVVDELLASGALPALGRTVAITAIAIAINCVFGVAAALVLTRQRFWGRRLLNGLIEMPLAVSPVMIGLAFILIFGADGWARPLTEPLGIQVLFSFAGLVVGTVFVTMPFVVREVSNVLQELGTTEEDAAATLGASRGQTFRLVTFKNIRHGLSFGVTLTAARALGEFGAVLVLGGAISGQTDTATTFIYEAVEERRDGAAAGMSLILALASIGVLVVLERLKRRVRKEA, from the coding sequence GTGGCTAGGGCCGGCGCCGACGCCCGCTCGAGGATCACGCCGCGGCGCGCCGCGCTCCTGGCGGTCGTCGTCGCGTACCTCGGGCTCCTGGCGATCGCCCCGCTCGGCGCCGTCGTGAAGCAGTTCTTCGCGAGCGGGCCGGGGCGCGTGGTCGACGAGCTGCTCGCCTCGGGCGCGCTGCCGGCGCTCGGCCGGACGGTCGCGATCACGGCGATCGCGATCGCGATCAACTGCGTCTTCGGCGTGGCCGCGGCGCTCGTCCTGACGCGGCAGCGGTTCTGGGGGCGGCGGCTCCTGAACGGCCTGATCGAGATGCCGCTCGCCGTGTCGCCCGTGATGATCGGGCTCGCGTTCATCCTCATCTTCGGCGCCGACGGCTGGGCCAGGCCGCTCACGGAACCTCTGGGAATCCAGGTGCTGTTCTCGTTCGCCGGCCTCGTCGTCGGGACGGTGTTCGTCACGATGCCGTTCGTCGTGCGCGAGGTGAGCAACGTGCTCCAGGAGCTCGGCACGACGGAGGAGGACGCGGCCGCCACGCTCGGGGCGTCGCGCGGGCAGACGTTCCGCCTCGTCACCTTCAAGAACATCCGGCACGGCCTCTCCTTCGGCGTCACGCTGACCGCGGCCCGCGCGCTCGGCGAGTTCGGGGCGGTGCTCGTGCTCGGCGGCGCGATCAGCGGCCAGACCGACACCGCGACGACGTTCATCTACGAGGCGGTCGAGGAGCGCCGCGACGGCGCCGCCGCCGGGATGTCGCTCATCCTCGCGCTCGCGAGCATCGGGGTGCTCGTGGTCCTCGAGCGGCTGAAGCGCCGCGTGCGCAAGGAGGCGTAG
- a CDS encoding sulfate ABC transporter permease subunit gives MRLPRLERSTSRVDIALRGGVALYVMLLVVLPLATLVKVGFGGGVAGALAAITSPVAQSALVLTLWTSLLVAVVGGVMGVVVAWVLVRYRFPGRGLLSAFVDLPLAIPTLVAGMAIVALLGPQTVIGAAFAAVGVKIAFAEPAIVLALAFVSLPFTVRAVEPVLMELDPAEEEAASTLGASGFLTLRRVILPPLLPAIGSGAAQAFSRALAEFGSIVVVAGNIPNKTLTAPVYVFGEIESGFPEAASAVAVALIGVALLSTLSAQSLERLATVNRG, from the coding sequence ATGCGACTCCCCCGCCTCGAACGGAGCACGTCCCGGGTCGACATCGCCCTGCGCGGAGGGGTCGCCCTCTACGTCATGCTCCTCGTGGTGCTGCCGCTCGCGACGCTCGTCAAGGTCGGGTTCGGCGGCGGTGTCGCGGGGGCCCTCGCGGCGATCACCTCGCCCGTCGCGCAGTCGGCGCTCGTGCTGACGCTCTGGACGTCGCTCCTCGTGGCGGTCGTCGGCGGCGTCATGGGCGTCGTCGTCGCCTGGGTGCTCGTGCGGTACAGGTTTCCCGGCCGCGGCCTACTGTCCGCGTTCGTCGACCTCCCGCTCGCGATCCCGACGCTCGTCGCCGGCATGGCGATCGTCGCGTTGCTCGGTCCCCAGACCGTGATCGGCGCGGCGTTCGCGGCCGTGGGGGTGAAGATCGCGTTCGCGGAGCCGGCGATCGTCCTCGCGCTCGCCTTCGTCTCGCTCCCGTTCACCGTGCGGGCCGTGGAGCCGGTGCTCATGGAGCTCGATCCGGCGGAGGAGGAGGCGGCGTCCACGCTGGGCGCGAGCGGGTTCCTCACCCTGCGGCGCGTGATCCTGCCCCCGCTCTTGCCCGCCATCGGCAGCGGCGCGGCGCAGGCGTTCTCGCGGGCGCTCGCCGAGTTCGGATCCATCGTCGTCGTGGCCGGGAACATCCCGAACAAGACGCTGACCGCGCCGGTCTACGTGTTCGGCGAGATCGAGTCCGGCTTCCCGGAGGCCGCGTCCGCGGTCGCGGTGGCGCTCATCGGCGTCGCGCTCCTCTCCACGCTCTCGGCGCAGAGCCTCGAGCGCCTCGCGACGGTGAACCGTGGCTAG
- a CDS encoding sulfate ABC transporter substrate-binding protein encodes MKRDRKNGRLTTAIVACAFLCAACGGKGAGEADPAAPGGGKATAAPGEVTLTLAAYTTPREAYGKAIIPAFQKHWLEKKGQKVVFQESYLGSGAQSRAVAGGFEADVVALSLAPDVQRLVDAGFIDAKWGERPDNGMVSRSIAVLAVRSGNPKGIKDWEDLGRADVEVLTPNAKTSGGAMWNVLAMYGAAMRGHVASAKAGDVESAKALLSKVFARVTIMDKGARESMLTFEKGVGDVAITYENEVLVGNKSGLKYDYVVPKSTLLIENPIAVVDKYVDKHGTREIATAFVEFAKLPEQQRAFAEYGLRPVDAAVAAEVEAKLPKVTDLFTVRDLGGWPEMIEKVFGETGVYGQVIASLGR; translated from the coding sequence ATGAAACGTGATCGAAAGAACGGAAGGCTGACGACGGCGATCGTGGCCTGCGCGTTCCTCTGCGCCGCGTGCGGCGGCAAGGGCGCGGGGGAAGCCGACCCGGCCGCGCCGGGCGGAGGGAAGGCGACGGCGGCGCCCGGGGAGGTGACGCTGACGCTCGCCGCGTACACGACGCCGCGCGAGGCGTACGGCAAGGCGATCATCCCGGCGTTCCAGAAGCACTGGCTGGAGAAGAAGGGCCAGAAGGTCGTGTTCCAGGAGTCGTACCTCGGGTCGGGCGCCCAGTCGCGCGCCGTGGCCGGCGGCTTCGAGGCGGACGTCGTCGCGCTGTCGCTCGCCCCGGACGTGCAGCGGCTCGTCGACGCGGGGTTCATCGACGCGAAGTGGGGGGAGCGGCCGGACAACGGCATGGTGTCGCGCTCCATCGCGGTGCTCGCGGTGCGATCCGGCAACCCGAAGGGCATAAAGGACTGGGAGGATCTCGGCCGCGCGGACGTCGAGGTGCTCACGCCGAACGCCAAGACGAGCGGCGGCGCCATGTGGAACGTCCTCGCGATGTACGGCGCGGCGATGCGCGGCCACGTCGCGTCGGCGAAGGCCGGCGACGTCGAGTCGGCCAAGGCGCTGCTCTCCAAGGTGTTCGCCCGCGTGACGATCATGGACAAGGGGGCGCGCGAGTCGATGCTCACGTTCGAGAAGGGCGTGGGCGACGTCGCGATCACGTACGAGAACGAGGTGCTCGTGGGGAACAAGAGCGGACTCAAGTACGACTACGTCGTGCCGAAGTCGACGCTGCTCATCGAGAACCCGATCGCCGTGGTGGACAAGTACGTCGATAAGCACGGCACGCGCGAGATCGCGACCGCGTTCGTGGAGTTCGCCAAGCTGCCCGAGCAGCAGCGCGCGTTCGCCGAGTACGGCCTGCGCCCCGTGGACGCCGCCGTCGCGGCCGAGGTCGAGGCGAAGCTGCCCAAGGTCACGGACCTGTTCACGGTCCGCGATCTCGGCGGCTGGCCGGAGATGATCGAGAAGGTGTTCGGCGAGACCGGCGTGTACGGCCAGGTGATCGCGTCGCTCGGCAGGTAG